From the Neobacillus sp. PS3-34 genome, the window TCGTCAAGTGAAAATCTGTCCATCATACCTTCACCAAAATGATCAAATGATGTTACTATACTGGTAGGTATCATTAATTTACGTCTATTCATTTCCTTAAGAATATCCCACCCTGCAAAAGTTTCAAATTCTTCATTTACATCTCCTATATCTGGATCATACCTTGGCATACTCATATCGAGAATGATCATTTCAAAATAATCTTTTTTTCCAATAATTTCAATAAGTCCACTTTGCCAAGAGTGCCTCCTAGTGAATTCAAACTCTATTGGTAGTTCATTTAAATAATCGAGTATTGTATTCGCTTTTATATCATCATCTTCAATAAATAATATTTTCAAGTGTGGCCTCTCCTTTCTCTGCTTTAATATTTAGAATATTCAGGTAAATATCAACATTAAAATAATTATCATCATTAATGTAATATTCTTGATAACTACTCACTTTTAAATTGTGTTTTAGAATATAGTAAATCTTAGTTAATCCAGTACCTCCTTCTTCCGAAATCAGGCTATTAGATCGTTTTGTATCTAGAGCAGCCTCTAACTTTTCATCAATAATCATTCTAATTTCCTCATTATTTTTTTCTGATGATAAAGAATTTTTAATTGAAACTTTTAAATATTCACCTCTGTCAGTAAAAAATAATTCTTTGAAATTCTTATCATAAAGACTTGCTTCTAGAGAATCAGCGTTTAATTTTTCTTCAATATATTGTTGTTCAATATGAGAAATCTCTGTAGAAATAGTAAGTTCTTCTAAAGAGTTATGCCCACAATGCTCATTTGCGTTTGAATATAACATATTAAATATGTCAACTAGATAATTAAAATATTCGCCTTTGAGGATTAAATTTACATCAATCTTTTCTATAAAGTTAATCTTTTCACAGTCCTTGTTGGATTTCTTGATAATTTCTAAATTAGTATCAATTAGTTCTTGGAATGAAAAATCATGAAATTCATTAGTTCTTCTTACCACAAACCAATTGCTAATTTCATTTAAGTCTGTTTTTATCCCAACCTTACTTAGGTTAATATCTTTATGTAAAATGCTTATGAGAATATCTAGTTCATCATTTTCACCTCTTATTTCCTCTAATTTACGTCCTAGTAATTCTAGATTTTCAACAAAGAATTCAAACACTTCATTCATCAATTTTTTTTGAATTATAGACAAATTATTCTCTGTAATCTCCCAAAAATAGTCAGTCAATACCCTATAAAAGCTATCATAATCTGTTATATCTTTAAATTCACTATACAGATATAATAGAGCATCTCCCTCTAATAAATCGTAACTAAACATGCCTGTGGGATGTTTCCTATCTTTTATTCTAAGCCAGTCCTTAATTTCATCAAGTTTAGTTACAATATTATGAGAAAAATCATTTAATAATTTCCTAATTTTATTGATATCATCCCGATTCTCAAAATTGGTATGTGTAACCAAGTCTTTTTCTCTATCTTTATGAATAATATACTCTTTTGCCTCATTATTTTGTTTTAAAGATAATAATTTATAATTCTTAAAAGTTTTGGTGATTGTATTTTCTAATAAACCATGTCTAATTCTAGAACTTAGGAACTTCCCAAGACCATATTTTGAATTAAAAAGAACTTCATTACGAAAATCATCAACAATATCCTTAAAAATTAAATATCTATACTTTCGTTCAGGATTAGATTTAAATTCTGATATTACTTCTTCATTGAATTGACTTGAGATTGCATGAATTTCTTGTTTTAAATCATAAAATTTCAAATTTGCATCTAAACCTTCTAATAACATGTATTTTAAGAATCTCTCTAAATAAATTAGACGAAATTCTTTTAAAATACTTTCTATATCTACATAAATTTTTGTTTCATCAATAGATTTGATTCTCTTCTGTATACTTTGAATTTTATTTATTTCTTTAATTTCTTTTATGTAAATCGGACTTTTTTTATAACCACTATTAATTAAATAATCCAGGGCAAATACTCTTTCTTTACTCCTAGCTTCAGGGTTTAAATAAATAAAATGTTTCATAACAGATTTAGTATATATTTCAGATAGAATAAATTTTAATAATTCTCTTTCTTCATCTTCCAGGTCTAATACTACGATTTCAGATAATAAATTTTTGCCTTTACTTTCAATATAAGAGATTAGAGCACTGTAAATTCCAAATGAATTATTTTCATCCACAAGATAAACAAAAATAACAAATTTCAAATCTATTAATTCTATATCTTGGAGTTTATTAAATAATGTCTTTTTGTCCATACGTATAATCAAATTTTTATTTATCATACAGGAGTCAACTAACAATCCCATTGCTTCTAAGTACCTATCTTCCATCATTAACTCTTTAAATAATTGTAATGCTAACTTTTCATAATTGTAGAAAAATGAATTATTATAGTCGCCATTTTGGATTAAATTCTCTATGAGACCTTTGAAAGATGTTATGCGATCATTATTCTGTTTATTTTTTGATTGATAGTATTTTAACCTTAGATTTGGAATTGAGGAATGTGAATTATCTTCAATTAAGCTTAATGTATTAATATATCCTAACTTCTTATATATAGTTTTCTTCACTTTACTCTGAATATCATCTTCGATAAAAAAACGAATTGGAGAAAAAATATGTGTATATAAATCAGCAACTTTAATAGAAAAATTATATAAATCTTCTTGAAATTGAAACATATATTCTAAATAAAAATGTTCTATTTCGTACCTTAACGGTATATCTCCAAAAGCTTTAGAAATAGTTAAGAGATTTAATAAGTTTTTTTGTGTTTCATTACAAGAAAAGATTTCAATTAATGGCTTAATAATACTGTCCACGACAATGTGGTTTTTAAAAGACAGTTCATTAAAATCACTATTTGATAAAATGACTGATTTAGCCACAATTTTCATTAGAGGAAAATTCAATCCGAAATTTCCTTCATATTTTTCTATTTTATTTATGCATCCTACATAATCTCCCAGTGTGTAATCTTCTATTATTTCCTCAAAAAAAATATTTTCATCCATATTTTGAATATAGATTTCAGTTTTCTCTTCCGTTTCAGCCAATATTTTTGAGATTCTATAGTCGGAAATATTTAATTTTTTCACTAGTGTTACAACAGTATCTCTTAAATACGTTTCAAAATTATTAGAAGAAATAACAATTATGCAAGATTTTATAAAATTTTCGTATAAATCTATTACTGGTAAAGTCGCTGATAATGAAAGGGCTTGTTTTAAATTATCTTCAGTGAATTTACCCAGATTATTAAAAAGTTTAAATTCTATAAAGTTTTTATAAATTCTTCCTTGAAAATTTTGAGGCAAAGCATTTATGTAGCTATTTATCTTATGTTCAAAACTTGTAAAACTGGTTGATAGCTCAGTTTTAATGTTGTAAAAATCTCCAAATAAAGCAACTAGGTAACTTTCAGTATTCTCAAAAAACTCCGCAAGCTTCTTTGTCTTATCTTCTAAACCAGACATAAGCTCTGTACATAATAATGTTTGTTCCATTCCCCAAAGAGAATATGTAATTTGGTCAATATTATTTAAAATATCCAAAGACTTTTGATAATCGCCCTTCATTTGATGTTGAATATATGAGTTTTTCATAGAAATATAATCATTAATTTCCTGCTGATAAAACTCCAAAATTATGGTAATCCATTCTAAATGATTAACCAAGGAGCTTTCATCATGATATGGTATATATTTAGTTGTATTTACTTTAGAAAAATCCTTTGCAATCATTCCTTTAAATAAAAATGAATATCCTGGAATATACTTATTTTTTATTCGGCTAATAATTCTGGATTTTTCGATATATGTTTCTCCGAAATATTTTACGTTACCTAAGGCAATTCCAGGTTTTCTGTATTGTTTAAGCAATTCTTTTTCAAAACTAGAGTTTTGTTTATTTTTTTTCATATGTAATTTATCTTCCTATTCTAATAAATTTAAATACTTCTTTAGCTTTTCGTTTTGCAAGCTCCTTAACTACTTCAACTGGTGTCTTTTCTGCATCCAAACTTTAAAAAGACGAAAAACCTTATTTTTACTAATACTTCTTTGTTAGATCTATTTCCAGATTAATTATTTAAAATCGAGCATTTTTACATTCTATTAGCTTAAAAATGGAAGGTTATTCAAATTTATTATGGAGTATCTAGTAAAATTTGTGAACTGTAATATAGTATTTAATAGTAAAACTTTTTATCTAACAAATTTTTAATAACTTATATTTACGGTATCCATCACTTAAGGTTATCTTTAAAATTCACTATCTATTAAAATGAAATATTAAGAAAAAGTATTTAAAAAGCATCCTACATAAGTATTTTGGATGCCTTTAATAGATATGAAAGTATTTATAAGGTCATGATGTAACTCAATAAAAAAAAGTATCCCCAGACTAACGGCAAAGTTTCTCTAAAAGAGTTCCCACGTTTAAGTATTTAGCGACTATGAGTCTTGGCGTGAACTAATGAAGAAAATGAAATCAATTATGAAATTAATTTAAAACCCGCAAGAGTATTAGTAGGAATGGCCAGAAAGAATGATACCTATCGTCCTGAGAAGATACAACCAATTAAGTTGATGGATGTCTAGTGTTAAATTAAAATTAAAAAATCACTTTAAGATTAATACCTTTCGAATATTGGCTTATTCGTAGATTTCAAAAAAAGTGTGAGAACCGGATTTATTGAGTACAAGGGCTTTGACATGTTCCTTTAGAAAGATCGGCCTCTTACCACTTGGATAGGTATGACGAAGGAATGAGAGAGCAATTGACCCGTTGAGACATGGGAGCGAAAACCTCCAGGGGTAGCGTGGAGAATACGTACATTATCTGGAAACCAATGGAGTAATTATAGATTCCTTTATTTAAGGACACCTTCATTCAGCCTTCATGTCTAAATCTCACGCAATCAATCTCTTATAGTTCTTTCAAGTGTTTTGAAATCCTGCGAATTAGTGAGTATTCGTGAGATAATTATATTTTACTGAGGGAGCACAATAAGAAAACGGGATCGCCGCAGCCATCCCATCTTTAACATAAGCACCCGTTAGTGTAAGTGAATTGATTCACAAGATAAGCTTTAAGGTATTCGTTAAGTTATTACAAAGTATCAAATGATTTAGCCTTACTAATTCGATCAGCAATTAAATAAATAATAATATATATTGGAAAGGAATAAAAAACACTCCATTTTACAGTAGTATAAAATCCAATCCATTCAAATACGGGTTCACTTATAAAAGAAGTAAGTGAGGAATAAATAACAGCCTTAAAAAAGGGATTTAAAGTTGGTTTAAATTGTAGCCAAAGCATAAGAGTTACAGGTATTAAAGTAAAGTCCCAAGGTAAAAACGCTGGAATGGTAGGCAATACTCTCCCAGAATAATGCCAAAGCCCAAATACTAGTCCTAAAAAATCAAGCCAAGGAATGATTGATAAGGCTACTGAAAGCCAAAATTCCCAGTGCCATAACGTATGCTCTTTCCAATGGTTGACATAGTCTACTTCTACTTGATGAATTCTTTGAAAAAATTTATCTGAACTTATTATTTCTTTTTTACTGATTAATGTTCACTTTTCCCTATACTGCCTAACAATTTTAAAAAACTTACTTTATTTCCGTCAGTTCATCCCATACACTTCAACTTCCCTGTAAACCCTTTATTATCCAATCTACTTTCATTTTATCACGTACTTCTTCAGTACAAAGGTCCTTGTGGAGTGCATACACAAAAAGATGTGTAACCCTACTAATTGCTACATATAATAAATTATGATCTGTGTATTGATAACTAATATCACTAAGAATCCCGTATCTATGAAAAAGTATGTCCGTGAGAGGACCATCATCAAAATTAACAAGTAGGGCTGAACGTAAGGTTTCACCCTTTACAGAATGTATAGTAAAAACATCATCTTCTGTAAGTTCAATTCCATTTACTCCTCTACTATCCGAACAATTTAATATATTGTCAATTTCACGAAATATTGAGTTTGTAATATTAATTCTTGCTACTCCTTTTTCTTGTAGTAGATCATTTATAAACACCTTTAGTCGTTGCTTTCTTTCATCAGCAATCCCTAATTTTAAGAAGTCTAATAATAGTTTGTTTAACTCCATGATTCTCTCATGGTTTTTAACCCATTTTTTCAATTCAGAAAAGCTTTCATCGTCGTTTCTAATTTTTTTACACACAAATTCGATTACTAAACGTTTTAACTGAACACTAATCGTTTCTAGCTCCTTAGATCTTTTATTACCATACGTTATTCCTGGCTTTATTCTAGGCGTCCATCTCTTATTCCAAACTAATACTTTATCGCTCTTTTTATTGTCTTTAAAAGTCTGAGACTGAAGTTCATACTCTTTAATAATCCTTTTATATGCTGTATATATTTGATTCTCCTCTTCATACAATAGAATAATTGGAGCAAAAGAAACTTTATCTTCAGGTGTTTGAATATCTACGGTAGGCATTATTATATTCAAAGGTTTTGAGATTTCTTTCCCAAAGCGATTTGTTAAATTTAATTTAAAAACCTGATTCTCAACAATTTCAGGCATAGGTTGGCCATACATGATTGTTTGATAAGGATCTCCAATTATTTGCAATATATTATTTTCTGAATCAAATATTCTTCTCAATAATTCAATTCCTATAGGGGTTGTATCTTGAAATTCGTCGATAAATATATATTTAAACCGATT encodes:
- a CDS encoding response regulator translates to MKILFIEDDDIKANTILDYLNELPIEFEFTRRHSWQSGLIEIIGKKDYFEMIILDMSMPRYDPDIGDVNEEFETFAGWDILKEMNRRKLMIPTSIVTSFDHFGEGMMDRFSLDDTLNKEFKNFYNGMIFFNSSQMSWKDELYDKIRLVRGN
- a CDS encoding CBO0543 family protein, which translates into the protein MSKKEIISSDKFFQRIHQVEVDYVNHWKEHTLWHWEFWLSVALSIIPWLDFLGLVFGLWHYSGRVLPTIPAFLPWDFTLIPVTLMLWLQFKPTLNPFFKAVIYSSLTSFISEPVFEWIGFYTTVKWSVFYSFPIYIIIYLIADRISKAKSFDTL
- a CDS encoding UvrD-helicase domain-containing protein: MQFDDVEYELIEKILLGDGRFNSLQREFIELFETKTIVAGPGAGKTTALAAKIVLLLRYLKKIGSKEGVCIITYTNVAINEIHTTLQKAGIASISHPHFIGTLHEFFNRYCVLPFFKKEYNHNTLFFDEESSNDLEFYKKFLMRRYSFMQDGARAFIAEKIQESTLFFDSSRGCIDIENTSGWDKFERYRADALQAKHSRKKQGFLQYDDTFMFSNLFLTNSHYSEMLRNRFKYIFIDEFQDTTPIGIELLRRIFDSENNILQIIGDPYQTIMYGQPMPEIVENQVFKLNLTNRFGKEISKPLNIIMPTVDIQTPEDKVSFAPIILLYEEENQIYTAYKRIIKEYELQSQTFKDNKKSDKVLVWNKRWTPRIKPGITYGNKRSKELETISVQLKRLVIEFVCKKIRNDDESFSELKKWVKNHERIMELNKLLLDFLKLGIADERKQRLKVFINDLLQEKGVARINITNSIFREIDNILNCSDSRGVNGIELTEDDVFTIHSVKGETLRSALLVNFDDGPLTDILFHRYGILSDISYQYTDHNLLYVAISRVTHLFVYALHKDLCTEEVRDKMKVDWIIKGLQGS